ATTATTATTTTGGATGGCCACTGCCGCTTGTCCAGCCACAGCCATCACCAATTCTTCCGAATATTTATCATATTCTAAAATAGAATTGGTTTTCATTTCTTCCAAGGTTAGTTTGATTTGGAAATTTTTCTTTCGATTGATAAGTTGGATGACACCCACAACTTCGTCATGGTGATCCTTCATAGGAACCACAAGCATTGACTTTGAATAATAATTACTCATTTTATCAAAATCACTGTTGAATTTGTATTCCTCTTTACCGGACAATTCGTACACATTTGGAATATTGAGTTGTTTTCCAGTAAAAGCAACGTAACCAGCAATACTCTTTTTGTTAATCGGGAGAATGAATTCATCTGAATTCAGATCCAATGCGGAAATTTTAAAACGTAAATTACGAGGATTTCCTCTTTCGTCTTTTTCCACCAAATACAAGGAACCAGAATCTGAATTAGAAATTTCACGAGCAGAGTTCAGAATGTCTCGAAGTAATTTTGTGAAATCTTTTTCGTTGGCAAGGCTAATCCCGATCCTTGTAAGCTTTGAAATTTCATTGGTGGAGACATTGATTCGTTTTTGGAGTTCGAATTTATCCACAACCATCTGCAGGCTCGTAAACGCATTCGCAAGAGCTTTGACTAAAAAAACGAGAGGGGCATCATCCGGAACATTGGTGAAAAACAAATCTTCTTCAATGCTAAGTGCAATGTAACCAGTATAATCAATAGGTGCACGAACAATAAAGTTCGACATGATGGTTGGATGATTCTTTAAAAATTGATGGATCTCTTGGTGTTTATTTTCTAATTCATACCGAGAGATATAGAACAATACCTTGGCGATGCGTCCATGGGAATCCGTCTCAATCTGATCAAGTTCAGATAAAGTCAAAACCTTAGCTTTGATTTTTTTGGAATAATCGGCAACTTTGCCTTCAAAAAAAGGATCGTCTGTGATGATGAATTGCGAATCCGAAGATTTGGTCACAGGCATACTATCGACATGAAAAAATCGACTGTCGATTGTTTTTTTTGGAAAATAAATCTTACTTTTGTTTGATTAAGAGGATGATCCCAAAACTGAGCGAAGCGACCAAATAAAAACTCAAAAAATAGAGAACTTGGACTCCTAACAATACATAGGGTGAATGCACCCATCCGCTTGGTTCCAAGAGTAAAAAAGGAAGGAAAATTCCCAAAATTGAGGGGTACAGAAAGGAAACCACTCCCCGAATCCCAGATTCAGACCATGCCAGTCTGGATAAATAGGAATATAGTAACCTCCCAAAAATTCCAGAGAGCATGGCCAAAGGCAGAACCACCACAATTTCTGCTCCTAAAGAACTAGAAAACGCAAAACCACCAATCCAAATTCCAATCTCCGAGCTAAAAGGAACAATTTCTTTTTTGAACTTTGAAACGATCAAAAATCCAACAAAAGAAGAAATCCCATACATAAGGATTGCAGATACTTGATTGTAAAAATGGACATCCTCTTTCCATGGAGATAAAACAAGAAAGGCTGCTGGAAAAAAACTCAAATAAACAAAACGGGAACTATCTTCACCTAACGATAGGTTTCTTTTGTCTTCACCGGTCCAAAACATTTCCCTTGTCCAAAGAAAAGCCCCAAGAGCAATTGCAAAAGGTAAAATCAAAGTATTATCTTGGACGAGTATTGTATTTTGAAAGAAATGAATTCCATACAATACAGAAACCCAAAAAGAATACAAAAAGACCGAAACAAAGATCCGAAAGAAAGGTTTTAAATTGAATATCCTCTCTTCCAAAGAGGAATAAGAAAGAAAAAGGATAAGATTACTTTTGGTGATATAAGCAAATATAGAATCAGTATTCCAAAGGTCTGACCGAATCCCCCACTTGTTCAAAGACTCTGTAATGATAAAACCAAAAATAGAAATGGTAACCCATCGGAAGATCAAATCACTCCGGTTTCCATCATCAACAATTCTAGATAGAGAATGAAATAAAAAGAATCCGGAAAGGATACAGAAGAGGAATTCTGTTTCTACTAAATTCATGGGTTTAATTCCTCGCTGATAGTATAGGGAAGGATGGAATAAGGAGGTTCCCCATTTCGATCTAAACTTTGAAAGTTATGATGAAATCCTCGAATGGATTGATTGCCAATTAATATAAATTTTTCTTTGCCTGCAGGTTTTAAAAGGATGCTGCGGTTGAAAAAATAAAGAATAGGATTTGTTTTTAATTCTTTCCCAATGTTTTGAAAGTGAGGAAGGATTTTTGTATATGGTTCGTAAATATCGATCGAGTTTGCTGCTCGGACGATAATGGTTTTTCCTTTTAAATTAGGAATGGGGCGATTTCTGAGGATCCAATTTTTAGGTTCGGTATAGATCGTTTGAAACTCACCCACTCCATCGGCAGAAAGAATTCGAATATTCGGAAAAGAATATAACCGATCTTTTAATTCTGGTTTTACTTTTTTCAAGTATAAGTCTACTTCCCCTGGTAACTCCCATAAAACAACTTCCATTCCAGGAAAATGTTTGGCAACTGCCAGAGAAGTCACACCAGGATATTCTGGATGGTTTAAAGCAGGTCCAATATCAAAAAATACAATTTGATTTCCTTTTTCAAACCGTTTTAGATCACCAAACAATGTTTTACGAAGAAATGACATGGGTTTGGAAAGAAAAGCCTTGGCATTTAGTAAATCATCTAAAAATAAATTGGTATCTTCGAGTCTGTTTTCATAGGTCCTTGCACGAATCTCTTCATCTTGTCCATTAAACAAATAACGCCCCGTATACGACCGGATTGTTTTTTCTTCCAACTCTGCAAAAGAATTTTGAACGGGAATTTCCCAAGTATAAGGATAAATTGGTTTACCAATTTCAAAACGATCGTTTGTGGATAAGTCTACAATTTGTCCATAAGGTGATAACCTTGTATATTGTTTGTAATAACTTTCTGTTTGTTCAGGATTATTTCGAAGTTTGGATAGAACGGCTAAATTAAACAAAGCATAACGGTGGTAGGGTTTGTCTTCAATTCCATAAATGGATTTAGCATTCACTAAAGATTCCCAGGTTGATTTAGCAATACTCCACTTGCCTGATTTATAAAGAGAAGCTGCATACAAATTATAAGAATACAAAGCAATGTCATGATTGACAAAACCTTCATCCATAATGATTTTTCTTTGGTCTTGTAACAAAGACAAGCTGGCATCGAAACGACCTAAGTCATAATATACCTTTGCTAAGTTAAAATCTAAATAAATAGACTCTAACCCACTTGGCAAAAGTCCACGAATGGAAGACAATTCATAAGAGGCAAGTTCAGGTTGGACGAGATCGTAAAGAAGAAGGCCATAAAAGTAAGAATTTTCTACAGAACTTGGATCCATAAGTAGACCCAAAGTATCGTAAAGTTTTTTTGCAGAGGTTAAATAATAAACAGCCTCTTCTTTTTTTCCGTCGAGAACTAATGCCTTTCCTAGTAAGGAAATGGTATCTGCATAATCACTATGAAATACTGATTTTAGACTTTCTCTTTCTTTTCTTGCAGCAGAAGCATATTCGATTGTTTTACTAAATTCTTTTTTTGCGAAATAGAACTCAGCAATGTTTTTGGCAACGTAGAACTTCGTGTATGCGGAAAAATTGGAATTTCCACCTACATTTCGCCAAATCTCTTTGAATGACTCATCAGTTCTTTTTTCTAAACTGACAACTAGTTTGAGAAATTGTACATACTCAGAAGGAAACTCAAACGATTTTAAAAGCGAAGTTTTTTCTTCCAGTGATAAATTCGAATCATATTCAGACAGTTTGACAAACTCTGACTCGGAAAGGAATTCATCTTCTGGCGGAAATTTCCATTCGGGTTTTCGCTTCATCAATCGATGCAAACGAATGGTTTCATCCAAAAGATGAGAGAGAGATTGATAAATACTAGAAACTAACTTACCTCGTTCTTCATAAGGAAGATAAACCGGTTTACCCGAATAACTTGCTTTTTGTTCCACCGAACTAAGCTTCGGAGTGAATTCGATTCCTTTTTCTTTCCACTCAAAAGCCCCATATAAAACAAAATTGGATCTATTTTTTTTGGCTAAGGAGAGTGAATCTTCTTTACCGAGATAAACCCCTCCGGTAATTTTTTTGAATTCAAAGTCAATGAGAAGAGAAAGAATTCGAAGGGTTTTGGAATCCGATTCTTTAGTTTGGACTTCCCATTCTCCTAAACTAAAAAAGGAAACAGTTTCTGCTGATTCATAAGTGACAGGCAATGTTTCTTTTTTGATTGCATTACGAATCGAATAGTATAACGGAGCATAGGCGATAAACGCCAAAAGCGAAAAGGTAAGGAGAGTATTTTTTTGAAAGCGAGACAAGTTAGGCAAATTCTAAATAGTTTGGTTTGACCCAGTTTTCTTAGAATTTTGCAGAATTCAAGGAAAAAACGGGGTTTCCCCCGCTCCATCAGAAATCTTATCGTTTGAGACCTAGAACTTCTTGGATCATTTGGTCTGAGGTCACAATGGTTCGGGAGTTGGCCTGAAATCCCCTTTGTGTCACGATCATATCCGTAAACTGGTCAGAAAGATCCACGTTTGACATTTCAAGAAGTCCTGCATTGATCTTTCCACGGCCTTGGCTTCCCGCTTCTCCAATGTTGGCATCCCCTGAGTTCAGAGAGTAACTATACATCGTGTCCCCTTCTTTGTTGAGACCAGCAGGGTTTGTAAAGTTGGCAAGAGCGATCCTTGCGAGTGGTTGGCGCACCCCATTGGAAAATACTCCCGTCACAGTTCCTGTGTTGTCGATGGAGAAAGATTCCATATAACCCATAGGGTATCCGTCTTGTTTCACTGCTTTGGTTGTAAAATCAGAAGAGAACTGAGTGATCCCTCCCACAAGGCCGGCTTCTCCTAAATTCAAACTGAATTTTTGGGCGGTTGGGTTTCCTGGAATTCGGAAAGAAATATCGGCTTTGAGTTTTCCCGTGGTTTGAGAATCCACTCCATCAGAAACAGAAATGATTTTTCCGTCTGGAGTAAAGGAGACTTCTAACTCTTGGTTTCCGGAAACTTTTGTGTTTTCCCCACCTGTTCCGCTGACATCCACAGAAACTTGACTTGCGTCTTCCAATTTAAAACGCATCTTCCATACGTTTTCTCTCATTTTGTAAAACTCAACACCCATTTGGCGAGTGTTCCCAAGTTCATCATAAACATTAATGGATGTTACGTGACCTCTTCTTTGGCGAGGATCTGGATCATTGATATAACGTTGGATGTCTTCTTCTGTTGCGTCCGCGGGAACTGCTGCAACACTAGAATTGAGGTTGGATTGAAAATCTACGTTCTGAGTGGCACGAGCTGGTTCTTTGGAGTAAAGAGGAATCATGATGTCTTCCAAAGATCCTGCGGAGTTGATGTATTTATTTCCTGTTTCATCCAAACGAGAGTTCCAACCTTGTACTTTTAAACCGTTGGCTGGATTTACATAAAATCCATTTTTATCTACGTTGAAAGCACCGGCGCGAGTATAAAACTGTTTGTCACCATCTTTCACAATAAAGAAACCTTCACCCGACACAGCAACATCGGTGTTCTTTCCTGTTGTTTGTAAGGCACCTTGCGTCATGATTTTATCGATAGCAGCGATGAGAGAACCAAGACCCACTTGTTTCGGGTTTGTTCCCCCGATCCTTTCATTTGGTTCAGAAGCACCTTGTAACTCTTGCGAGATCATATCTTGGAAAGTAACTCGCTCCGTTTTAAAACCGTGTGTGTTCACGTTGGAGATGTTGTTACCTATAACATCCATTCTTACTTGGTGGTTTTTCAATCCGGAAACTCCGGAGTAAAGTGATCTCATCATAACGTTATATCCTCTCTTTTTTTATCGACCTTTTTGAATTAATCCTGATAAGCTTCTTGTTTTTTTAATGTATTATTCGGAATGTTCGGTGCGTTCTGGGGACGTTGGAATTCTGGCTCTGGTTTGAGAAGAGATGGATCAGAAATCAAATTGATTTTTGCTACATCAAGCATTCTTCCATTCACACGAACGTAAGTTTTCCCTTCGTTATCAAAAAGAATAGCACCCGCAAGCCCCGTCACATCCTCTCCCGTCACAAGGTCTGGCCCAGAAACAATTTTACCAACGACCGAATAACTTTGTTTAGATTCCATTCTGGCAATCCCAGAAGAAATATTTTTCATCTGTTCGAGTGATGAAAACTGTGCCATTTGTGCGATGAAGTCTTTATCTTGCACCGGGTTTGTTGGATCTTGGTGAGAAAGTTGAGTAAGAAGGAGTTTTAAAAAATCATCTTTCCCGAGCTCCTTTTGTTTCTCACGAATTTCAATTCCTTTAAGCCCACTTGTTTCTTCTTTTTCAAGTTGGTCCAAATGTTTACGAATATTGAAAGTGCGATCCCCTTCAAAGTATTTGGTTCTTGCTGAATTTTGTGTTGAGATGTCTTGCATTCCGTCTGGCATGGGATCCTCTATTTTTCTATATTTCCTAATGATTTATGCAAAAAATTCCAAAGCTTTGGTTTCCGCAAACTCAGGGGAACCAAGTGAGTCAGAAGACTCTTCGAGTCCGAGAGTGTTTTCTGCATTACGAAACCGAGCGGCTTCTACCATAGTTTGGTAGAGTTCATTTTGTTCTTTTCTATCAGTAAGTCCACTTCCATCATCCCATAAATCAATGATGAGAGCTTGTAAATCAAGACCTGATTCTTTTAAGTTTTCTTTGATGGTTTGGATTTCGTTTTGAAGAGATTTTTGCAATTCTTCTGATTCCACAAGGATACGCCCTTCGACTTTTTCGCCGTCCACAGTGACTTTTAAGGTAAGTCTTCCGTATTCTTTAGGATTCATTACGATCTCGGCACTAGACTTTCCATTTTGTACGATATCAAACCTTGCTTGTTTGATGAGTTCGTCTAAGTTTTGTTTGAGATTCGGTTCTTTTGGTTTTGCCGTTTTTTCTGACGAACGAATGTCCTCAGCCTTTTGTATGGATTTGGATTCTAAAGAAGTTAGAGTGAATCCTTGCTTCAAACTTCTTTCCTCAGAAGGACGACCGCCATCTTCTCCTGATTTTGAGGAACCGGAATTTTGAATGGTAGGAATAAAAGCAGCCTCAGTCTGTTTTTGTTTTTCAGCAGGAGTTTGCACTTTCAAATCTTGTTTTTGAAATTCTTTGTCTTTAATTCCAAGAGATCGAATCATTTTATCAGAATTTAAAGTTTGGTTAGATTTTTCTTGTTCAGAAGAAACTTCTGGATTTTCCGATCCATTGTTTGTCTGTTTATTATTTTTTAATTTCCCATCTGTTTTACGAACAGAGTGTTCGAAAGTAAGTTCATTTACTTCTACTTTAATTTCTTTTCCTTTGGCAAATACCAAATCAGAGACCACGGAACCGGAATGGATGTTTTCTTTTTTAGTAGATAAGGAATCTAGTTTTTCGTTTCCTTTTTTATTTTCTAAGGACTTTTTTTCATTCTTAGGAAAAGGAACTAAGTTAGATTCTTTTTCCAAACTCATTTGAGATTTCAGTATGATAGGATCTGTCGATTTTCCAGTTCCCTCTTTCTGAAAAAAACTCATCCCTAATTTTTTAGCTTCATCAATGAATGCGTTTCCTTCTTTCGGAGAATAAGCAGTCGATTTTTCCGCAGACTTTTGTAAGGAAAGTAAAACTGTTTTTTCCTTATTTATGATTTCATTGAGTTGGTTTGCCGAAACCATGGACCGGTCCCAATCCGCATGGGAAGTGGCTAGGCCAATACTATATTCCAATGCCTCACGGTCTAAATCTTCTTCCTCAGTAAGATCTTCTTTTTCTTCTGAAGAAGAGGATTCTTTTGTAATCGATTCGTTTTTTGGGGATTCAGAAGTATCATTCAACTCTTGTTTGGCGAAATCTTCTAATTTTGAAATTTCTGATTGTGAGGAGGACTCCTCTTTTTCTCGCCCGATGGTTTTGTATTCAGAACCAGTTTGTTTTTTTTCAGATTGCACTTGGAATTCTCGTTCCAAAATCTCCCCAAAACTTTCTCGCACCGCAAAAGCTTGGTTTTCGGAACCAGCAGGTTTGGAAGACTTCCAATCAACTTGCGGGAATTGAATTACGTTTTGGTTTGGGACTTTTACGTTCATAAGGTGCCTTCTCCCTTAAGGATCGAACTTCCCCAGATTTCCTTGAGAGAATTATCTTCTTCCTTTTCCGGTTTATGTCGGTAAGGGAAAATAGAGGGTTTTACGAAATAAATTTCGTTTGACAAATATTCACTAAATTGGAGGATGAGTTTGATTTATTAATCAAAAGGGCGCAAAAATGAAAAAATTTACCGAATTTCTCAATCTAAAACCAACAATTTCTGCAATATTGTGCATTTTTATCACGCTAGGGAGCCTCTCTTCCCTACTCGCTGATTCCACTTTCCTGCACGTGTCCTTTGACCCGACCAGGGAATTGTATGAAGAAATCAATAAGGCCTTCTTAAAAGAATGGAAGGCGAAAAAAGGAAGTGAGTTTGCGATCCAACAGTCCCACGGCGGTTCAGGGAAACAAGCTCGAGCGGTGATCGATGGTTTGGACGCCGACATTGTGAGCCTTGCTCTTTCTTATGACATTGATAGCATCTCCACCAAATCAGGGTTAATTGATGCAAATTGGCAAAAAAAACTTCCAAACAATAGTGTCCCTTACTACTCTACCATTGTATTTTTAGTTCGTAAGTCCAATCCCAAAAAAATCAAAGATTGGGATGATATCGTAAAACCAGGTGTTTCCATCATCACACCAAATCCAAAAACTAGCGGTGGTGCTCGTTGGAATTATTTAGCTGCCTATGGGTTTGCAAAACGCAAATACAAGTCTGATGAAAAAGCTACAGACTTCGTAAAAGCACTTTTCAAAAATACATCCGTCCTCGATACAGGAGCTCGTGGGTCCACAACTACCTTTGTCCAAAGAGGGATTGGTGATGTTCTCATCACTTGGGAGAATGAAGCAAAACTTTCTTTAGATGAAGAGAAAAGATCGGGAAAAAATACATTAGAAGTTGTTTATCCTTCTGAGTCCATTCGAGCAGAAACTCCTGTTGCGGTTGTTACTAAAACTGCTACAGAAAAAGGCAATTTGGAAAAAGCAACGACCTACTTAGAGTTTCTTTATACAAAAGAAGGACAATCTATCATTTCAAAGCATTTTTTTAGACCCATTGATCCCGCAATTGCCAAAGCTTCTGCAAAAGAATTTCCCAATATCAAATTATTTTCCCTATCCGATTTAGGGGAAACTTGGGATTCTGCACAGAAAAAACATTTTGCAGATGCAGGCGTCTTTGATGCCATCTACAAAACCCAATAAAATATGCTTATAGAAACCCGGCCGTATAAAAAAATACATTTAGGAATCAGTTTAGGACTGACAGTTTTTTACTCGTCCGCGGTTGTCATCATCCCACTTCTAGGTCTCTTCTTCCATTCCCTTGGGATTGGAGTTTCAGGAATCCTAGAAGTGTTTTCTGATGAAAGAATTCGCTCTGCACTTATTTTAAGTTTTAGTGTGGGGTTAATTTCTGCCCTCATCAACCTCTTTGTTG
This genomic interval from Leptospira brenneri contains the following:
- the flgE gene encoding flagellar hook protein FlgE — translated: MMRSLYSGVSGLKNHQVRMDVIGNNISNVNTHGFKTERVTFQDMISQELQGASEPNERIGGTNPKQVGLGSLIAAIDKIMTQGALQTTGKNTDVAVSGEGFFIVKDGDKQFYTRAGAFNVDKNGFYVNPANGLKVQGWNSRLDETGNKYINSAGSLEDIMIPLYSKEPARATQNVDFQSNLNSSVAAVPADATEEDIQRYINDPDPRQRRGHVTSINVYDELGNTRQMGVEFYKMRENVWKMRFKLEDASQVSVDVSGTGGENTKVSGNQELEVSFTPDGKIISVSDGVDSQTTGKLKADISFRIPGNPTAQKFSLNLGEAGLVGGITQFSSDFTTKAVKQDGYPMGYMESFSIDNTGTVTGVFSNGVRQPLARIALANFTNPAGLNKEGDTMYSYSLNSGDANIGEAGSQGRGKINAGLLEMSNVDLSDQFTDMIVTQRGFQANSRTIVTSDQMIQEVLGLKR
- a CDS encoding HD family phosphohydrolase — its product is MPVTKSSDSQFIITDDPFFEGKVADYSKKIKAKVLTLSELDQIETDSHGRIAKVLFYISRYELENKHQEIHQFLKNHPTIMSNFIVRAPIDYTGYIALSIEEDLFFTNVPDDAPLVFLVKALANAFTSLQMVVDKFELQKRINVSTNEISKLTRIGISLANEKDFTKLLRDILNSAREISNSDSGSLYLVEKDERGNPRNLRFKISALDLNSDEFILPINKKSIAGYVAFTGKQLNIPNVYELSGKEEYKFNSDFDKMSNYYSKSMLVVPMKDHHDEVVGVIQLINRKKNFQIKLTLEEMKTNSILEYDKYSEELVMAVAGQAAVAIQNNNLVHDIETLFEGFVTASVSAIESRDPTTSGHSFRVAQYTVGLAESVNGIQAGRFKDVHFNESQVKEIRYASLLHDFGKVGVREKVLVKAKKLEDYELDLIRWRFQFILKDVEANLSQKKIEYLKKHGNNGYLEFEKSIQLEYSLEKEKLEEMVRVISESNEPSILEEGNSHFLEEISKMSYHTTDGNHLNLLMPREFNFLSIRRGSLDFDERREIESHVEHTFQFLSKIPWTRELKMVPAIAHGHHEKLNGSGYPRGLSAVEIPVQAKMMAIADIFDALTDQDRPYKKAVPLERAFDILKMEVRDQHIDGDLLDIFIGSKAYEKILHKR
- a CDS encoding tetratricopeptide repeat protein, whose protein sequence is MSRFQKNTLLTFSLLAFIAYAPLYYSIRNAIKKETLPVTYESAETVSFFSLGEWEVQTKESDSKTLRILSLLIDFEFKKITGGVYLGKEDSLSLAKKNRSNFVLYGAFEWKEKGIEFTPKLSSVEQKASYSGKPVYLPYEERGKLVSSIYQSLSHLLDETIRLHRLMKRKPEWKFPPEDEFLSESEFVKLSEYDSNLSLEEKTSLLKSFEFPSEYVQFLKLVVSLEKRTDESFKEIWRNVGGNSNFSAYTKFYVAKNIAEFYFAKKEFSKTIEYASAARKERESLKSVFHSDYADTISLLGKALVLDGKKEEAVYYLTSAKKLYDTLGLLMDPSSVENSYFYGLLLYDLVQPELASYELSSIRGLLPSGLESIYLDFNLAKVYYDLGRFDASLSLLQDQRKIIMDEGFVNHDIALYSYNLYAASLYKSGKWSIAKSTWESLVNAKSIYGIEDKPYHRYALFNLAVLSKLRNNPEQTESYYKQYTRLSPYGQIVDLSTNDRFEIGKPIYPYTWEIPVQNSFAELEEKTIRSYTGRYLFNGQDEEIRARTYENRLEDTNLFLDDLLNAKAFLSKPMSFLRKTLFGDLKRFEKGNQIVFFDIGPALNHPEYPGVTSLAVAKHFPGMEVVLWELPGEVDLYLKKVKPELKDRLYSFPNIRILSADGVGEFQTIYTEPKNWILRNRPIPNLKGKTIIVRAANSIDIYEPYTKILPHFQNIGKELKTNPILYFFNRSILLKPAGKEKFILIGNQSIRGFHHNFQSLDRNGEPPYSILPYTISEELNP
- a CDS encoding flagellar hook-length control protein FliK; its protein translation is MNVKVPNQNVIQFPQVDWKSSKPAGSENQAFAVRESFGEILEREFQVQSEKKQTGSEYKTIGREKEESSSQSEISKLEDFAKQELNDTSESPKNESITKESSSSEEKEDLTEEEDLDREALEYSIGLATSHADWDRSMVSANQLNEIINKEKTVLLSLQKSAEKSTAYSPKEGNAFIDEAKKLGMSFFQKEGTGKSTDPIILKSQMSLEKESNLVPFPKNEKKSLENKKGNEKLDSLSTKKENIHSGSVVSDLVFAKGKEIKVEVNELTFEHSVRKTDGKLKNNKQTNNGSENPEVSSEQEKSNQTLNSDKMIRSLGIKDKEFQKQDLKVQTPAEKQKQTEAAFIPTIQNSGSSKSGEDGGRPSEERSLKQGFTLTSLESKSIQKAEDIRSSEKTAKPKEPNLKQNLDELIKQARFDIVQNGKSSAEIVMNPKEYGRLTLKVTVDGEKVEGRILVESEELQKSLQNEIQTIKENLKESGLDLQALIIDLWDDGSGLTDRKEQNELYQTMVEAARFRNAENTLGLEESSDSLGSPEFAETKALEFFA
- a CDS encoding sulfate ABC transporter substrate-binding protein gives rise to the protein MKKFTEFLNLKPTISAILCIFITLGSLSSLLADSTFLHVSFDPTRELYEEINKAFLKEWKAKKGSEFAIQQSHGGSGKQARAVIDGLDADIVSLALSYDIDSISTKSGLIDANWQKKLPNNSVPYYSTIVFLVRKSNPKKIKDWDDIVKPGVSIITPNPKTSGGARWNYLAAYGFAKRKYKSDEKATDFVKALFKNTSVLDTGARGSTTTFVQRGIGDVLITWENEAKLSLDEEKRSGKNTLEVVYPSESIRAETPVAVVTKTATEKGNLEKATTYLEFLYTKEGQSIISKHFFRPIDPAIAKASAKEFPNIKLFSLSDLGETWDSAQKKHFADAGVFDAIYKTQ